ACAGCAGCTTCCACCACCAACTCCATGGCGTGGCACCGCCCTCTTTGAAGGCCGAAAGCAGCGTCACGGACTCGGGCGTGCGTCCGTGCACGCCGAGCCCAAGGTAGTCGTGCGTGCCAGCGAGATAGACGAGCCCGATCACCAACGCTCCGCCCAATGCGGCACGAAGCGGCGCTGACGGCGCGATCTTCTTGAGGCCGTATTGCAGACCGTGCGTCAGCTCCGCGAAGAGTTTGGCCGTGAGACCAAACGCCATCGCGGCAAGCACGACCTTGGCGAGGAGGGGGCCATCGAACGTCGCATGGAGGCTCGCGCCGTCGGCTATCCCGATGTGGTAAATCGAGTGATGAAGGCCCCACGCCGAGCAAGTGAAGTCACCGACCATGCTGGCGACGAGCACGGGATGAGCGCGTCGTATTGCAGGCGCCCGATGACGAGTACCTCCATCGCGAAGATCGCACCGGTGAGCGGCGTTCCGAAAACCGAACCAAATCCTGCCGCCACGCCGGCCATGAGCAGCACGCGCATGTTCTCCGTGCCGAACCGGCAAAGGCGACCGTAGGCGCTCGCCAGGCTTCCGCCCATCTGCACGGCCGTGCCTTCGCGGCCTGCCGAACCACCAAACAGATGCGTGGCGAGTGTGCTCACGAGAATCAGTGGAGCCATGCGCGAGGGCACGCCGCCGCCGGGTTCGTGAATCTGATCGATGATGAGGTTGTTGCCGCCCTCGGCGGATTTGCCCACCCGCTGGTAGATCCAACCGACTACGAGGCCCGCCACCGGCAGCAGGATCAGCAGCCCCTCATGTTGCCAATGGAGGTGTGTCACCGCGTCCAGCGACCAAAGGAACAGCGCACTCGCCGAACCGGAAAGGATGCCCACCGGGATAACGAGCAACGTCCAGAGAAGGAGCTGTCGCAGGCTTAGGCAGTGTTCCCGAATATCGAACAACGACTTCACGACGCGGCGTCCTTCTTCTTTGTCGCGCCGTTCTCATGGCGGTAGTGAATCACGCGGACCTTTTCGAGGGTGACGAGTCCGCCGCCCATCATGGTGTCCAGAATCGGCAGGAAGGCATTGATCTTCGCCTCATCGTCGACGATCTCGACGATGATTGGCAGATCGCCGGAGAGCCGCAGGATCTTTGCCGTGCGCAGACGACTCGCCGCACCAAATCCCATCGGGCTGCGGAGTACGGTCGCACCGGCTAGGCCGGTTTCGCGAACCTTAAGCACGATGGCTTCGTAGAGCGGTTGTCCCTCGTGGCGGTCGGATTCGCCGATAAAAATGCGTAGGAGTGTGGATTCGGTCGGGATCTGCATGGTCAAGAACCCTTCATAGTGTCAAGCCAGGCGGCGCAGAGATGCCCGAGCCACACGGCGAGGAAACAAAGTGTGAACGTACCCAGCGCGTTGGCGCCGGTTCGGAACCATTCGCCATCGCGGGCGAGGGCTAGGGTCTGGAGGCTGAACGACGAATAGGTCGTGTAGCCGCCGATAATTCCCGTCATGAGAAACTGCCGGACGGTGCCGCTCACAAGGAGGCGCCCCTCGGGAGCGGTGAACTGCGCGATAAACCCGATCAGGAACGAGCCCGAGATGTTGATCACAAACGTGCCCCAAGGGAACGTCTCGCCAAAACGATGTGCAATCAGGCCGGAAAGCGCGAACCGCGCTACTCCACCGAGACCACTGCCGAAAAATATCCAGAAGTATAGAGACATGATGATTCCTAGGGCGTCAGTTCGCCGTAGGAGTCATCAGCGCCAACTTTCGTCGGGCAGTTTTCCCGCAGGAGGCGGGTTGGCAGAATCCATTACCAAAGGAATTAGCATGGGGAATATACGCCTCGCGGCAATTCCAAATAATAGGACAAGACAGCGCGTTCGTAGTTAGGCGAAGACAGGCGTATTCCGGTAGGTCAGAAAATACCCCGATGTTGCAATTATATGTTCAGTCCCAGAGAGAGCGAGCACCC
This genomic stretch from Termitidicoccus mucosus harbors:
- the crcB gene encoding fluoride efflux transporter CrcB, with amino-acid sequence MSLYFWIFFGSGLGGVARFALSGLIAHRFGETFPWGTFVINISGSFLIGFIAQFTAPEGRLLVSGTVRQFLMTGIIGGYTTYSSFSLQTLALARDGEWFRTGANALGTFTLCFLAVWLGHLCAAWLDTMKGS
- a CDS encoding DUF190 domain-containing protein — its product is MQIPTESTLLRIFIGESDRHEGQPLYEAIVLKVRETGLAGATVLRSPMGFGAASRLRTAKILRLSGDLPIIVEIVDDEAKINAFLPILDTMMGGGLVTLEKVRVIHYRHENGATKKKDAAS